A window from Staphylococcus succinus encodes these proteins:
- a CDS encoding poly-gamma-glutamate hydrolase family protein, which produces MVDRFKSMTDLMSQTIEGVDWEIITKEAAKPTIITAVHGGAIERGTTEIALLMSERGGYDFYTFKGVRRNKNNELHVTSRHFDEPKLLNMVKNNQCAISVHGCMGQQPEVYIGGRDGELIERIKVQLNQMNIVVKDAPGHISGKHTDNFVNCCQNDAGVQLELTVALRKGFFKNNKFNLHDREHRDNWSSLLYQFTDAVISAVDNG; this is translated from the coding sequence ATGGTAGACCGATTTAAATCAATGACTGACCTCATGTCACAGACAATAGAAGGTGTCGATTGGGAAATAATCACAAAAGAAGCAGCGAAACCAACAATTATAACTGCCGTACATGGTGGTGCAATAGAACGAGGTACAACAGAAATTGCGTTGTTGATGAGCGAACGTGGGGGATATGATTTTTATACTTTTAAAGGTGTAAGAAGAAATAAAAATAACGAATTACATGTCACTTCAAGACATTTCGACGAGCCAAAACTCTTGAACATGGTCAAAAATAACCAATGCGCCATATCTGTCCATGGGTGTATGGGTCAGCAACCAGAAGTTTATATTGGTGGTAGAGATGGAGAACTAATTGAGCGTATTAAGGTACAATTAAACCAAATGAATATAGTTGTAAAAGATGCACCAGGACATATTTCTGGTAAGCATACAGATAATTTTGTGAATTGTTGTCAAAATGACGCTGGAGTACAATTAGAATTAACAGTGGCGTTAAGGAAAGGTTTTTTTAAAAATAATAAATTTAATTTACATGATAGAGAGCATAGAGATAATTGGTCCTCCTTATTATATCAATTTACGGATGCAGTCATTTCAGCAGTTGATAATGGTTAA
- a CDS encoding 2-oxoacid:ferredoxin oxidoreductase subunit beta, producing MATFKDFRNNVKPNWCPGCGDFSVQAAIQKATANVGLEPEEVAIITGIGCSGRLSGYVNSYGMHGIHGRSLPLAQGVKMANKDLTVIASGGDGDGYAIGMGHTIHALRRNMNMTYIVMDNQIYGLTKGQTSPSSAPGFVTKSTPKGNIEQNVAPLELALSSGATFVAQGFSSDIKALTKMIEDAINHDGFSFVNVFSPCVTYNKVNTYDWFKENLTDIEDIEDYDMSSKSIATQKVLEYNSLIKGIVYQDTETPSYESQIEEMEGTPLAKKDIHIDEAQFNELTKQFV from the coding sequence ATGGCAACGTTTAAAGATTTTAGAAATAACGTAAAACCTAATTGGTGTCCTGGTTGTGGCGATTTTTCTGTACAAGCAGCGATTCAAAAAGCGACAGCGAATGTTGGCTTAGAACCTGAAGAAGTAGCAATTATTACAGGTATAGGTTGTTCTGGACGTTTATCAGGTTATGTTAATTCGTATGGTATGCATGGTATTCATGGACGTTCATTACCACTTGCACAAGGTGTTAAAATGGCAAACAAAGATTTGACTGTAATTGCTTCAGGTGGTGATGGAGATGGCTATGCTATAGGTATGGGACATACGATTCACGCTTTGCGTAGAAATATGAATATGACTTATATTGTTATGGATAATCAAATATACGGTTTAACCAAAGGTCAAACATCGCCATCTTCAGCGCCAGGATTTGTAACAAAATCAACACCGAAAGGTAACATCGAACAAAATGTTGCTCCATTAGAGCTCGCATTGTCATCAGGTGCGACATTTGTAGCACAAGGTTTTTCAAGTGATATCAAAGCACTTACTAAAATGATAGAGGATGCAATCAATCATGATGGCTTTTCTTTTGTAAACGTATTTTCACCATGTGTGACATATAATAAAGTAAACACATACGATTGGTTTAAAGAAAATCTTACAGATATTGAAGATATTGAAGACTATGATATGTCTAGTAAAAGTATAGCGACACAAAAAGTGTTGGAATATAATTCTTTAATCAAAGGAATCGTTTATCAAGATACGGAAACACCATCATATGAATCTCAAATTGAAGAAATGGAAGGTACGCCATTAGCTAAAAAAGATATTCATATTGATGAAGCGCAGTTTAACGAACTTACAAAACAATTTGTATAA
- a CDS encoding 2-oxoacid:acceptor oxidoreductase subunit alpha, translating into MKSQVSWKVGGQQGEGIESTGEIFATAMNRKGYYLYGYRHFSSRIKGGHTNNKIRVSTSPVHAISDDLDILIAFDQETIELNHHEMREDSVIIADSKAKPEKPESCRAQLIILPFTATAKELGTALMKNMVAIGSTCAVMNLDITAFEALITNMFSKKGEKVVEMNIAALNEGYRLMNEQLDTVEGDYVLQTTDNTPHLYMIGNDAIGLGALSAGSRFMAAYPITPASEIMEYMIDNLPKVGGTVVQTEDEIAAANMAIGSNYAGVRAFTASAGPGLSLMMEAIGLSGMTETPLVIMNTQRGGPSTGLPTKQEQSDLMQMIYGTHGDIPKIVVAPTDAEDAFYLTIEAFNLAEMYQCPVIILSDLQLSLGKQTVEKLDYNRIEIHRGALIQSEIEREEGDKSYFERYSVTDSGVSPRPIPGVKGGIHHVTGVEHNTEGKPSESAENRQQQMDKRMRKTEQLLIQDPVESDESHEEADILYLGFISTKGAIQEGKARLEAQGLKVNHLQIRQLHPFPKETLQQAVNKASKVVVVEHNYQGQLASIIKMNVNLGDKLVNQTKYDGTPFLPNEIETKGLEIAKSLKELV; encoded by the coding sequence ATGAAATCACAAGTATCATGGAAAGTGGGCGGTCAACAAGGTGAAGGTATTGAGTCAACAGGAGAAATCTTCGCTACTGCTATGAACCGTAAGGGATACTACTTATATGGCTACCGTCATTTTTCAAGTAGAATAAAAGGCGGCCACACAAATAACAAAATAAGAGTGTCAACATCACCTGTACACGCAATAAGTGATGATTTAGATATATTAATCGCATTTGATCAAGAAACAATTGAACTTAACCATCATGAAATGAGAGAAGACAGTGTTATCATTGCAGATAGTAAAGCAAAACCAGAAAAACCTGAAAGCTGCCGAGCGCAACTTATAATTTTGCCATTTACAGCCACTGCAAAAGAACTAGGGACAGCTTTAATGAAAAATATGGTAGCAATTGGTTCAACTTGTGCAGTAATGAATTTAGATATTACAGCTTTTGAAGCATTAATTACTAACATGTTTAGTAAAAAAGGTGAAAAAGTAGTTGAAATGAATATTGCAGCATTAAATGAAGGTTATCGTTTAATGAATGAGCAATTAGATACTGTAGAAGGTGATTATGTATTACAAACTACAGATAACACACCGCACTTGTATATGATAGGTAATGATGCCATTGGATTGGGCGCATTATCAGCTGGATCAAGGTTTATGGCTGCATATCCAATCACACCTGCTTCAGAAATAATGGAATATATGATTGATAACTTACCTAAAGTAGGCGGCACAGTCGTACAAACTGAAGATGAAATTGCTGCTGCAAATATGGCGATTGGGTCAAATTATGCTGGTGTTCGTGCTTTCACAGCGAGTGCTGGACCAGGATTATCTTTGATGATGGAAGCAATTGGTTTGTCAGGTATGACAGAAACGCCGTTAGTTATTATGAATACGCAACGTGGTGGTCCTTCTACAGGATTGCCTACGAAGCAAGAGCAATCAGATTTAATGCAAATGATTTATGGTACGCACGGCGATATACCTAAAATAGTAGTGGCACCTACTGATGCAGAAGATGCATTTTATTTAACAATTGAAGCATTTAACTTGGCTGAAATGTATCAATGTCCAGTTATTATACTTAGTGACTTACAGCTTTCATTGGGTAAACAAACTGTTGAAAAATTAGACTATAATAGAATTGAAATACACCGTGGTGCTTTAATTCAGTCAGAAATTGAACGCGAAGAAGGCGATAAATCTTACTTCGAAAGATACAGCGTAACAGATAGTGGTGTATCACCAAGACCTATCCCAGGTGTAAAAGGTGGTATTCACCATGTTACAGGTGTCGAACATAATACTGAAGGTAAGCCAAGTGAATCTGCTGAAAACAGACAACAACAAATGGATAAACGTATGCGTAAGACTGAACAGTTACTTATTCAAGATCCAGTAGAATCAGATGAATCGCATGAGGAAGCGGATATCCTTTATTTAGGGTTTATTTCAACTAAAGGGGCTATTCAAGAAGGGAAAGCAAGGCTTGAGGCACAAGGGTTGAAAGTGAATCATTTACAAATCAGACAACTTCACCCGTTCCCGAAAGAAACGCTTCAACAAGCTGTAAACAAGGCTTCTAAAGTTGTAGTGGTTGAGCATAATTACCAAGGTCAACTTGCTAGTATAATAAAAATGAATGTAAATTTAGGCGATAAATTAGTGAACCAAACGAAATATGATGGTACGCCGTTCTTGCCAAATGAAATTGAGACTAAAGGACTTGAAATTGCCAAAAGTTTAAAGGAGTTGGTATAA
- a CDS encoding TIGR00282 family metallophosphoesterase → MRILFIGDIVGKVGRDAISTYLTRLKQEHRPTVTIVNAENAAHGKGLTEKIYKDLLREGVDFMTMGNHTYGQRQIYDFIEDAKRMVRPANFPDEAPGVGMRFIQINDIKLAIINLQGRAFMQDIDDPFKKADALIEEAQKETNYIFVDFHAETTSEKNAMGWYLDNRVSAVVGTHTHIQTSDERILPGGTGYITDVGMTGYYDGILGINRAEVINRFLTSLPQRHVVPDEGRSVLSGVIIDINKEGKTTHIERVLINDDHPF, encoded by the coding sequence ATGAGAATATTATTTATTGGGGATATCGTTGGTAAAGTAGGACGAGATGCTATTTCAACATACTTAACGAGACTCAAACAGGAACATCGACCAACAGTTACAATTGTAAATGCAGAAAATGCTGCACATGGTAAAGGATTAACTGAAAAAATTTATAAAGATTTATTAAGAGAAGGCGTAGATTTTATGACTATGGGAAATCATACATATGGTCAACGTCAAATCTATGATTTTATAGAAGATGCTAAACGCATGGTTCGACCAGCAAACTTTCCAGACGAAGCACCAGGAGTAGGTATGCGCTTCATCCAAATCAATGATATTAAACTGGCGATTATAAATTTACAAGGTCGCGCATTTATGCAAGATATAGATGATCCATTTAAAAAAGCAGATGCTTTAATAGAAGAGGCGCAAAAGGAAACAAATTATATATTTGTAGATTTTCATGCTGAAACAACATCTGAAAAAAATGCGATGGGTTGGTATCTCGATAATAGAGTGAGTGCTGTAGTAGGGACGCATACGCATATACAAACATCAGATGAAAGAATTTTACCTGGTGGCACAGGCTATATTACAGATGTAGGGATGACTGGCTACTACGACGGTATACTTGGTATCAATAGAGCTGAGGTCATTAATCGTTTTCTTACGAGTTTACCTCAAAGACATGTAGTACCAGACGAAGGACGTTCAGTATTATCAGGTGTAATTATTGATATTAATAAAGAAGGTAAAACAACCCATATTGAGCGCGTGCTCATCAATGACGATCATCCGTTTTAA